From the genome of Phyllostomus discolor isolate MPI-MPIP mPhyDis1 chromosome 12, mPhyDis1.pri.v3, whole genome shotgun sequence, one region includes:
- the SCAF1 gene encoding splicing factor, arginine/serine-rich 19 translates to MEEEDESRGKTEESGEDRADGPPDRDPTLSPTASVLRAIQQAVGSSLQGDLANDKDGSQCHGLRWRRCRSPRSEARSQDSGGADTAAVLDMAADSFLAGLVSILDPPDTWVPSHLDLRPGESEDMLELVAEVRIGDRDPIPLLVPSLLPRLRAWRTGKTVSPQAHSSRPTCARHLLTLGTGDGGPAPPPAPSSASSSPSPSPSSSSPSPPPPPPPPAPPAPPAPRFDIYDPFHPTDEAYSPPPAPEQKYDPFEPTGSNPSSSAGTPSPEEEEEEEEEEEEEEEEEEEGLSQSISRISETLAGIYDDNSLSQDFPGDESPPPDSQPPQSTVAAGTPPQADSTRVDGATRRRVFVVGTEAEACREGKVSVEVVTASGAALPPPLLPPGDSEIEEGEIVQPEEEPRMALSLFRASSRAARPPPAAQATPTTQPPPPPPAPRAPEGDDFLSLHAESDGEGALQVDLGEPAPAPPPTDARWGGLDLRRKILTQRRERYRQRSPSPAAPTPAGPPARKKSRRERKRSGEAKEATSSSSGVPPAQPAPASPWDSKKHRSRDRKPGSHTSSSTRRRSRSRSARRRSRSPDRRRGGSRRSRSREKRRRRRRSASPPPATSSSSSSRRERHRGKHREGGSSKKKKKRSRSRGEKRSGDSEKALVPAQPPSGSTSLGGDRDSRRRGAVPPSIQDLTDHDLFAIKRTITVGRPDKSDPRGPSPAPALSPKREVLYDSEGLSAEERGGKSSEKDRRRSGAASSSSSSREKGSRRKTLDGGDRDRDRDRDRDRSSKKARPPKESAPSSGPPPKPPVSSGSGSSSSSSSSSSRKVKLQSKVAVLIREGVSSTTPAKEAASAGLGSIGVKFSRDRESRSPFLKPDERAPAEVAKAAPGSTKPKKTKVKTKAGAKKAKGTKGKTKPSKTRKKLRSGGSSGASSGPVALKKSKADSCSQAAGAKGAEETSWSGEERAAKAPSTPPSKAAPPPPALTPDSQTVDSSCKTPEVSFLPEEAAEEAGGRGGVEEEEEEEEEEEEEEEEEEQQPATTTATSTAAAAPSTAPSAGSTAGDSGAEDGPATRVSQLPTLPPPMPWNLPAGVDCTTSGVLALTALLFKMEEANLASRAKAQELIQATNQILSHRKPPSGLGVTPAPVPTSLGLPPGPSSYLLPGSLPLGGCGSTPPTPTGLAAASDKREGSSSSEGRGDTDKYLKKLHTQERAVEEVKLAIKPYYQKKDITKDEYKDILRKAVHKICHSKSGEINPVKVSNLVRAYVQRYRYFRKHGRKPGDPPGPPRPPKEPGPPDKGGPGLPLPPL, encoded by the exons ATGGAGGAAGAAGATGAGTCTCGAGGGAAGACAGAGGAGTCGGGTGAGGATCGGGCTGATGGTCCACCGGACAGAGACCCCACGCTTTCTCCTACTGCCTCCGTTCTG CGGGCCATTCAGCAGGCTGTGGGAAGTTCCCTGCAGGGGGATCTGGCGAATGATAAAG ATGGCTCTCAGTGCCATGGCCTTCGATGGAGGCGCTGCCGGAGCCCACGGTCAGAGGCCCGTTCCCAGGATTCGGGGGGAGCTGACACAGCTGCT GTGTTGGACATGGCCGCAGACAGCTTCCTGGCGGGGTTGGTGAGCATCCTGGATCCCCCAGACACCTGGGTTCCCAGCCACCTGGACCTGCGGCCGGGCGA AAGTGAGGACATGCTGGAGCTGGTGGCTGAGGTCCGCATCGGGGACAGGGATCCGATCCCTCTTCTGGTGCCCAGCCTGCTGCCGCGTCTCAGGGCCTGGAGGACGGGCAAAACGG TTTCTCCTCAGGCTCACTCTTCTCGACCCACCTGTGCCCGTCACCTCCTCACCTTGGGCACTGGAGACGGgggccctgccccacctcctgccccttcctctgcaTCCTCCtcgccttccccttccccctcatcatcttccccttctcctcctcctcccccaccacccccagccccacctgccccacctgccccccgaTTCGACATCTATGACCCCTTCCACCCCACCGATGAGGCCTACTCCCCACCACCTGCTCCGGAGCAAAAGTACGACCCCTTTGAGCCGACTGGCTCCAACCCCAGCTCATCAGCTGGGACCCCGtcccctgaggaggaggaggaggaagaagaagaagaggaagaggaggaggaagaggaggaggaaggcctgTCCCAGAGCATCAGCCGCATCTCTGAGACCCTGGCGGGCATCTATGATGACAATAGTCTGAGCCAGGACTTTCCAGGTGATGAGAGCCCCCCCCCGGACTCCCAGCCCCCGCAGTCCACCGTGGCTGCTGGCACGCCGCCCCAGGCAGACTCCACCCGGGTGGACGGCGCCACCCGCCGGCGAGTCTTCGTGGTGGGGACCGAGGCGGAGGCCTGTCGGGAAGGCAAGGTCTCCGTGGAGGTGGTGACGGCCAGTggagctgccctgcctccccccttACTGCCACCTGGTGACTCAGAGATTGAGGAGGGTGAGATCGTCCAGCCTGAGGAGGAGCCGAGGATGGCTCTGTCCCTCTTCCGGGCCAGCAGCAGGGCTGCCCGCCCGCCTCCTGCAGCCCAAGCCACCCCCAcgacccagcccccacccccaccacctgctCCCCGAGCCCCAGAGGGCGACGACTTCTTGTCTCTGCACGCCGAGTCGGATGGTGAGGGTGCCCTGCAGGTGGACCTGGGAGAGCCAGCCCCCGCACCGCCCCCCACTGATGCGCGCTGGGGTGGCCTGGACCTCCGTCGCAAGATCCTGACCCAGCGGCGGGAACGGTACCGCCAGCGCTCACCCTCCccggccgcccccaccccagctggccCACCTGCCCGCAAGAAATCACGGAGGGAGCGCAAGCGCAGTGGTGAGGCCAAGGAGGCCACGTCTTCCTCATCAGGCGTGCCCCCGGCCCAGcccgccccagcctccccctgggACTCCAAGAAGCACCGCTCCCGGGACCGCAAGCCAGGCTCCCACACCTCATCGTCCACCCGCCGCCGCTCTCGGTCCCGCTCAGCTCGCCGCCGCTCACGCAGCCCTGACCGCCGCCGTGGGGGCAGCCGCAGGTCCCGTTCCCGGGAGAAGCGGCGCCGGAGACGGCGCtcggcctccccgcccccggccaccTCCTCTTCATCGTCCTCCCGGCGCGAGCGGCACCGAGGCAAGCACCGGGAAGGGGGCAGcagcaagaagaagaagaagcggTCCCGGTCCAGGGGCGAGAAGCGGTCAGGGGACAGCGAGAAAGCCCTGGTGCCGGCCCAGCCGCCCTCTGGCTCTACCTCCCTGGGCGGGGACCGTGACAGCCGCCGCCGGGGGGCTGTGCCGCCCTCCATCCAGGACCTCACGGACCACGACCTCTTTGCCATCAAGCGGACCATCACCGTGGGCCGGCCAGACAAGTCTGACCCGAGAGGCCCCTCACCGGCCCCAGCCTTGTCGCCCAAGCGCGAGGTCCTGTACGACTCGGAGGGACTGAGTGCTGAGGAGCGGGGCGGCAAGAGCAGCGAGAAGGACAGGCGTCGCTCTGGGgccgcctcctcttcctcctcctctcggGAGAAGGGGTCCCGGCGGAAGACGCTGGACGGGGGGGATCGGGACAGGGACAGAGATAGGGACAGGGACAGGTCATCGAAGAAGGCCCGGCCCCCCAAGGAGTCGGCGCCCTCCTCAGGACCCCCGCCCAAGCCCCCGGTCAGCAGCGGCTCAGgctcctcatcctcatcctcgtcctcctcctcccggAAGGTGAAACTGCAGTCCAAGGTGGCGGTGCTGATCCGGGAGGGTGTCAGCAGCACCACCCCGGCCAAGGAGGCTGCATCGGCAGGCCTGGGCTCCATTGGAGTCAAGTTCAGCCGTGACCGGGAGAGCCGCTCCCCCTTCCTCAAGCCAGATGAGCGGGCCCCTGCTGAGGTGGCCAAAGCAGCTCCGGGCAGTACCAAGCCCAAAAAGACCAAGGTTAAGACCAAGGCTGGGGCCAAGAAAGCCAAGGGGACCAAGGGAAAGACCAAGCCATCCAAGACCAGGAAGAAGCTCCGCAGCGGGGGCAGCAGCGGGGCCAGCAGTGGCCCCGTGGCACTGAAGAAGTCCAAGGCGGACAGCTGCAGTCAGGCGGCGGGGGCCAAGGGCGCCGAGGAGACTTCCTGGTCTGGGGAAGAGCGGGCAGCCAaggcccccagcacccctccctccaAGGCAgcccctccgccccctgccctcACGCCGGACTCGCAGACTGTAGACAGCAGTTGCAAGACCCCTGAGGTCTCCTTCTTGCCTGAAGAGGCTGCTGAGGAGGCTGGGGGCcgaggtggggtggaggaggaggaggaagaagaagaggaggaagaggaggaggaagaggaggaagagcagcagcCTGCCACCACCACAGCCACGAGCACGGCCGCGGCCGCCCCGAGCACTGCCCCTAGTGCGGGGTCCACAGCTGGTGACTCGGGGGCAGAGGACGGGCCAGCCACCCGCGTCTCCCAGCTGCCCACGCTGCCCCCACCCATGCCCTGGAACCTTCCCGCTGGTGTGGACTGCACCACCAGTGGCGTCCTGGCCT tGACTGCACTTCTCTTCAAGATGGAAGAAGCCAACCTGGCAAGCCGAGCGAAGGCCCAGGAGCTGATCCAGGCCACCAACCAG ATCCTCAGCCACCGAAAGCCACCCTCCGGTCTGGGGGTGACACCGGCTCCTGTGcccacctctctgggtctgccccCTGGCCCCTCTAGCTACCTGCTCCCCGGCAGCCTTCCCTTGGGGGGCTGcggctccacccctcccacccccactgggctGGCCGCAGCGTCTGACAAGAgagagggcagcagcagctccgaGGGACGAGGGGACACAGACAAG TACCTGAAGAAGCTGCACACGCAGGAGCGGGCAGTGGAGGAGGTGAAGCTGGCCATCAAACCGTACTATCAGAAGAAGGACATCACCAAGGATGAATACAAGGACATCCTGAGGAAGGCTGTCCACAAG atcTGCCACAGCAAAAGCGGGGAGATCAACCCAGTGAAGGTGAGCAACCTGGTGCGGGCCTACGTCCAACGCTACCGCTACTTCCGCAAGCACGGTCGCAAGCCTGGGGACCCCCCAGGGCCTCCACGGCCGCCCAAGGAGCCAGGGCCCCCTGACAAGGgaggcccaggcctgcccctgccccctctctga
- the IRF3 gene encoding interferon regulatory factor 3, translated as MATPKPRILPWLVSQLDGGHLEGVAWLDPSRTRFRIPWKHGLRQDAQQEDFGIFQAWAEASGAYTPGKDKPDLPTWKRNFRSALNRKEVLRLADDRSKDPQDPHKVYEFVTSGAGDFPEQGTSPDTDGICSASDTQEDNLEQLLSSIVLGPIPDEGPPSLPVAPEYPPQLLQSPNLDIPAPCPNLEPPENPLKQLFVPEGEWEFEVTAFYRGRQVFQQTAFCPHGLRLVGSDSGDRTLPGQPIPLPEPGAFLTDRGVVGYVSRVLSSLGGGLALWRAGQWICARRLGHCRTYWAVGEELLPDTAHRPGGEVPKDKEGGVFDLGPFLTDLIAFIEGSGRSPRYTLWFCMGESWPQDQPWTKKLVMVKVVPTCLRALLDLARDGGASSLENTVDLHISNGHSLSLTSDQYKVYLQDLVQNMDVEVAGWSEPTTQMQAPYLIQ; from the exons ATGGCAACCCCGAAGCCTCGGatcctaccctggctggtgtcacaGCTGGACGGGGGGCACCTGGAGGGCGTGGCTTGGCTGGACCCAAGCCGCACACGCTTCCGCATCCCCTGGAAGCATGGCTTGAGGCAGGATGCCCAACAAGAGGACTTCGGCATCTTCCAG GCCTGGGCGGAGGCCAGCGGTGCCTACACTCCTGGGAAGGATAAGCCTGACCTGCCGACCTGGAAGCGGAATTTCAGGTCTGCCCTGAACCGGAAGGAAGTGTTGCGTTTGGCTGACGATCGGAGCAAGGATCCCCAGGACCCACACAAGGTCTATGAGTTTGTGACCTCAG GAGCTGGGGACTTCCCTGAGCAGGGGACCTCTCCAGACACTGATGGCATATGCAGCGCCTCTGACACCCAG gAAGACAATCTGGAGCAGTTACTGAGTAGCATTGTCTTGGGCCCAATCCCAGATGAGGGGCCCCCAAGCCTGCCTGTCGCCCCCGAATACCCTCCTCAGCTCTTGCAGAGCCCCAACTTAGAtatccctgctccctgcccaaACTTGGAACCCCCTGAAAACCCACTGAAGCAGCTCTTTGTGCCCGAGGGAG AGTGGGAGTTCGAGGTGACCGCCTTCTACCGGGGCCGCCAAGTCTTCCAGCAGACTGCCTTCTGCCCGCACGGCCTGCGGCTGGTGGGGTCAGACTCGGGGGACAGGACACTGCCGGGGCAGCCAATCCCACTGCCAGAGCCTGGGGCCTTCCTGACCGACAGAGGTGTGGTGGGCTACGTGAGTCGCGTGCTGAGCTCCCTGGGCGGAGGACTAGCTCTGTGGAGAGCAGGGCAGTGGATCTGCGCCCGGAGGCTGGGGCACTGCCGCACATACTGGGCTGTGGGCGAGGAGCTCCTCCCGGACACTGCTCACAGGCCTGGCGGTGAGGTCCCCAAGGACAAGGAAGGAGGTGTGTTCGACCTGGGGCCGTTCCTGACAG ACCTGATCGCCTTCATCGAAGGAAGTGGACGCTCACCACGCTACACCCTCTGGTTCTGCATGGGGGAGTCGTGGCCCCAGGACCAGCCATGGACCAAAAAGCTGGTGATGGTCAAg GTCGTGCCCACATGCCTCAGGGCCCTGCTAGACCTCGCCAGGGATGGGGGCGCCTCCTCGCTGGAGAACACTGTGGACCTGCACATCTCCAACGGCCACTCGCTGTCCCTCACATCGGACCAGTACAAGGTCTATCTCCAGGACCTGGTCCAGAACATGGATGTCGAGGTCGCGGGGTGGTCTGAGCCCACCACTCAGATGCAAGCCCCTTACCTCATCCAATAA
- the BCL2L12 gene encoding bcl-2-like protein 12 isoform X2 — protein sequence MAGSEELGLREDTLRVLAAFLRRGEAAGSPIPTPPRSPAQEEPTDFLSRLRRCLPCSLGGGAVPPESPRPCSLPLRPCYGPQPGPATPDFYALVAQRLEELVQEQLRSPPSPELQGAPPTEKEALLRRLVALLEEEAEVINQKEGILAVSPVDLNLPLD from the exons ATGGCGGGCTCGGAAGAGCTGGGGCTCCGGGAGGACACGCTGAGGGTCCTAGCTGCCTTCCTTAGGCGAGGTGAGGCTGCCGGGTCCCCCATCCCAACCCCACCCAG GAGCCCTGCCCAGGAGGAGCCAACAGATTTCCTGAGCCGCCTTCGAAGATGTCTTCCTTGCTCCTTGGGTGGAGGAGCGGTTCCCCCTGAGTCCCCTCGGCCTTGCTCCCTGCCCCTTCGCCCCTGCTATGGGCCACAGCCTG GCCCAGCCACTCCAGACTTCTATGCCCTGGTGGCCCAGAGGCTAGAAGAGCTGGTCCAGGAGCAGCTGAGATCCCCACCTAGCCCAG AGTTACAGGGCGCCCCACCCACAGAGAAGGAAGCCCTGCTTCGGAGGCTGGTGGCTTTGCTGGAAGAGGAGGCAGAAGTCATCAACCAGAAG GAGGGCATCCTGGCAGTTTCACCCGTGGACTTGAACTTACCCCTGGACTGA
- the BCL2L12 gene encoding bcl-2-like protein 12 isoform X1, giving the protein MAGSEELGLREDTLRVLAAFLRRGEAAGSPIPTPPRSPAQEEPTDFLSRLRRCLPCSLGGGAVPPESPRPCSLPLRPCYGPQPGPATPDFYALVAQRLEELVQEQLRSPPSPELQGAPPTEKEALLRRLVALLEEEAEVINQKLASDPVLHRKLARLSAGSFARLVELFSSREGSPRPSVQCPGPPPPSPEPLARLALAMELSRRVARLGGTLAGLSVEHVHSFAPWIQAHGGWEGILAVSPVDLNLPLD; this is encoded by the exons ATGGCGGGCTCGGAAGAGCTGGGGCTCCGGGAGGACACGCTGAGGGTCCTAGCTGCCTTCCTTAGGCGAGGTGAGGCTGCCGGGTCCCCCATCCCAACCCCACCCAG GAGCCCTGCCCAGGAGGAGCCAACAGATTTCCTGAGCCGCCTTCGAAGATGTCTTCCTTGCTCCTTGGGTGGAGGAGCGGTTCCCCCTGAGTCCCCTCGGCCTTGCTCCCTGCCCCTTCGCCCCTGCTATGGGCCACAGCCTG GCCCAGCCACTCCAGACTTCTATGCCCTGGTGGCCCAGAGGCTAGAAGAGCTGGTCCAGGAGCAGCTGAGATCCCCACCTAGCCCAG AGTTACAGGGCGCCCCACCCACAGAGAAGGAAGCCCTGCTTCGGAGGCTGGTGGCTTTGCTGGAAGAGGAGGCAGAAGTCATCAACCAGAAG CTGGCCTCGGACCCAGTCCTGCACCGCAAGCTGGCCCGCCTCTCCGCCGGCTCCTTCGCCCGCCTTGTGGAACTGTTCTCCAGCCGGGAGGGCAGCCCTCGCCCCTCCGTGCAGTGCCCCGGGCCGCCGCCGCCTTCCCCGGAGCCCCTGGCCCGCCTGGCGCTGGCCATGGAACTGAGTCGCCGCGTGGCCCGGCTAGGGGGCACCCTGGCGGGACTCAGCGTGGAGCACGTGCACAGCTTCGCGCCCTGGATCCAGGCCCACGGGGGCTGG GAGGGCATCCTGGCAGTTTCACCCGTGGACTTGAACTTACCCCTGGACTGA